DNA sequence from the Sulfurimonas sp. HSL3-1 genome:
ATCGTGCGCTACCGCGAACTCGCCCTGACCAACCCCGAAGCCGATGAACGCAGCCTGGTACTGGAGAGCACCCTCTCCATGTCCAAACCGACCTTCTTCGCCATTATCACGACGATCGCAGGCTTTGCGTCGCTGATGCTCTCGGGGATCAAGCCGGTCATCGCCCTGGGCTGGATGATGAGTATCGGCATCAGCGTCTCCCTGATCGTCGCTTACCTCCTCTTTCCTGCCGTCAACGTGCTGCTCAAGCGCAAGCAGCCGAAAACGACCTTCGACAAAGAGTTCTCCGTTACCAAGATCCTGGCGACCTTCACCGAACGTCACGGCGCGCTGACGCTTATGGCCACCGTCTTGCTGATCGCCTTTTCCGTCACCGGGGCGCAGCGCCTCGTCGTCGAGAACAGTTTTATCAACTATTTCAAGCCCACGACGGAGATCTTCCAGGGAATGTCCGTCATCGACCGCCAGCTCGGCGGCACGACGCCGCTGGACATCACGATAGACCTTCCCCAGCCCCCCGCCGCACAAACCCCGTCCGAACCTGCCGCCGACAGTTCGGACGGCTTTGACGAGTTCGACGAATTCGCCGAGGAGTTCAATGCCGAGGCAAAGGGGGCCCAGTACTGGTTTACGGAGAACCGGATGGAGGTCGTGCGCCGTGTCCACGAGTGGCTGGAGAGCGTCCCCCATGTCGGAAAGGTGCTCTCGCTCGGAACGATGCTCGAAGTGGGGCGTACCCTCAACCACGGCCGCGAACTCGACAACTTCGAGCTTGCGCTGCTCTACAACGAGATGCCCGCGAAATTCGCCAATATCATTCTCAAACCCTACGTCAGCATCGAGCACGACCAGGCGCGTTTTGCCCTGCGCATTATCGACTCCGATCCCGATCTGCGACGTGCCGACCTCCTCAAAGAGCTGCATGACGGCCTGATTGACAAGGTGGGTATCCCCCCGGAGCATCTGCACATCTCCGGTCTGATGGTGCTGTACAACAACATGCTCCAGAGCCTCTTCGAGTCGCAGATCGCCACCCTGGGCGTCATGGCCGTTCTGCTCTTCTTGATGTTCTGGGCCCTCTTCCGATCCTTCCTCACGGCCGTCGTCGCCATTATCGCGAACCTCGTTCCCGTCGGGACGGTCTTCGGGGTCATGGGGTGGTCTAATATCCCGCTGGACATGATGACCATCACCATCGCCGCCATCAGTATCGGGATCGCGGTCGACGACACCATCCACTATATCCACCGTTTCCGGATCGAACTTGCGCGCGACGGCGACTATGTCGCGGCGATGCACCGCTCCCACGAGAGTATCGGTTACGCGATGAGCTACACCTCTGCGGCCATCATGATCGGTTTTGTCATCCTCGTGCTTTCGGTCTTTATCCCGACCATCTACTTCGGCCTTCTGACCGTACTCGTCATGTTTATGGCGATCGTCGCGGACCTTCTGCTGCTACCGAAACTCATCTTGCTGCTGCGTCCTTTCGGACAGGTGACGAAAAAAGTTGTCAATTAAAATTAACACGCTACAATAGTAACAATATCTACCGGGGGGCCTACGCTCCCTGTGCCATTAGGATGGATCATGATTAAGTTACGTCGTCTTCTTGTTGCCGCTATGTTCCTGGCCGCCGGAGCATTTGCCGCACTCAACCAGGCTATTTCCATCGGTGCCTTCAGCAACGCCGATGCCGCCCAGTCACGCATTGCAGAGGTCAAAAAGCATCTCATGCAGGATGAAGCCGTCGCTGCGCTCATTACCGCAAAGAGCTTCAGCTTCACCGTCGAGCAGGTGAAAGGGCTCTATCGTTCCGAACTGACCGGGTTCGCAGATGCCGGCGATCTTCCCGTCGTTATGGAACGTGTCAAGGGTGTCGTCCCCGACGCCTATTATGTCAGCCGTACTACTGCCGCAAGCGACACAGCGACGGCACCGGTTCCGGTCCAGGAGGAAGACGGCGTCTTCGTCGTCGATGAAACGGATGCTGTCGTCGAGGAAGTCCCTCTTGCCGCAGCGCCGGAAGCAGCCGAAGTTCCCGAAGCCGCGCCCGAAAAGGTTATCCCGGAAGCTGCAGCCGTGGACGAACTCCCCGCCCCCGCCGCTTCGACCGAAGTCACCGCCAGCAACGAGCTGCCCGAACCGCCGCTGGACGGTACCTCCTCGATGCTGCTGTACAGCATCCTCCTCGCCGCCGTCGCCCTGCTGATCCTGCTCTACGTCGCCCGCAGGAAACGGACCTCCAACGACTTCTTCCCCCAGCATGAAAAAGAGGACTTCGAAGAGCTTGCCGAAAAATTCGCCGCTTCTTCGTCCGCTGCGCATGCCCCTGAAACGGAAACGGCTCTTGAGGAGCCCGAAGCACCGGAGAGTGCGCCCGCTGAAGAGCACTTCGAACCCGAACCGGCGGTCGAAATAGAAGAGACGCCGTTCTATGAGGAGCCGGCCGCCGAACCGGAACCGGTCGTCTTCGAAACCCCGGAGGAGACAGTCGCCGAGACCACCCCGGAAACGGCGGAAGAAGTTCCAGAAGCGCCGGCGGAGCCCGCCGCCGCACCGGCAGAAACCGTTTCACGCAAGAAACGCAGCCTGCCGGCGGACCTGGGTTCCGTGACCAAGGAGCGGCTGGCCGAATTCGCCGGCAACCGCCTGCTCATCGCCGAGGACAACCTGATCAACCAGAAGGTGATCTCCCGTCTTCTGGAAGGGAGCGGCATGGAGATCGTCATCGCCAATAACGGCCAGGAAGCCCTGGACATGCTCAATGCGGATCCCGGCTACAACATGGTCCTGATGGATGCGCACATGCCGGTCATGGACGGGTTTGAGGCAACACGGGCCATTCGCCAGGATCCCCGTTTTGACGCCATTACGGTTGTCGCATTGAGCGGGGACGTCGGGGCCGACGACATCCGCAAGATGCGTGAAGCCGGCATGGAGGAGCAGCTGGCCAAGCCGCTGCGGGTCGACGCCCTTTACGAAGTGATGTACCAGTACCTCAACCTCGCTTCGGAAGCGGCCGAAACGGCGGAGGATGAAACACTTCCGGAACTGAAGACCCACGAGTACGACGGGGTCTTCAATGCCTCCGTCGGTCTGGACATCTGCGCCGGTGACAAGGTGATGTATGCGGAGATCCTGGATGAGTTTGTCGCATCGTACAATGAGGCGGACAACCTGGTCCGAACCTATATCAGAGCCAATGACGACGCGAGGCTCGTCGCCTTTATGCTCGACGTCAAAGGCGTCGCATCCAACATCGGCGCCGACGCCCTTGCCGAAGCCGCGGAGACCCTGCGCGAAGCGGTGCTTATCAACCGTGTCGAAGAGTATACAAAGCTCGCCGACGCCTTTGCCTCCACTCTGCACAAAACGATGGCCGCCATCGACAGCTTCAAAACGACGCTCTAAGCGCTACCCCAGGCGCCCGCGCGCCTTCCCCACTATCGTATTTTGCCCTTTTACAACGCTCAGGCGCGCATCTTGCCGTAGAGCGATACCAGCGCCTCTACAAACAGCGGATGGTCGTTCGGACAGGCCGCTACGCGGTAATCCTCGAACCCAAGTTCCTCCGCGACTTCGCGGTACTCCATATCGAGTTCGTAGAGGGTCTCGGAGTTGTCGATCGTAAAGGCGATCGGGAAGACGAGCACTTTCTTGCGCTCCAGGCTTTCGAGCTTCTGCTCCAAAGAGGGCTCCAGCCACTTCATCGGCCCCACCTTGGACTGGTAGGCGATATGGATGTCGGCAAAGGCAAGTCCCGCCGCTTCGAGCATCGGCTTCAGCAGCGCAACGTGTTCGGTGACATGGTGCTCATAGGGGTCGCCCTTGTCGACGATCTTCTGCGGCAGCCCGTGCGCGGAGAAGATCAGCTCGAACGCCCCCGCGTCCGCGCCGGCCATCGCCTCGCGGATACGGTCGATGATGACCGCGTTGTACGCCGCGTTGGCGTAAAAGTGCTTGATCTCCGTCACCAGGGCCTTGAACCCCAGGGCGTGCATCCGCGCTTCATAATCTTCCAGAGAGGACTTTGTCGTTGTCGTCGAGTACTGCGGGTAGAGCGGGATCAGGTAGACATGCGTCACCCCCGCCGCTTTCAGGCGGGCGATGGAAACATCCGCGAAGGGCGGCGTATAGCGCATGGCAAAGTCGACGACAACCTCTTCGCCCAGCTTCACCTGCAGCGCCGCGACGAGTTTCTTGGTGATGCCGGCGATCGGCGACTTTCCGCCGAGTTTCTGGTAGACCTCCTGCGCGCTTTTCGTGCGGTTCGAGGTAATGACGCTGGCGATGAAGCGCCGCAGCAGGCCGCTCTTCATCGTCAGGATATTGGGGTCGTTGAACATGTTATGCAGGAAGGTCTGGACCTCGTAGAGGTCGTTCGGGCCTCCCATATTAAGCAATATGACTGCATTTTTGGCCATCAGCACACCTTTGAGACGTCGGCGATGAAACGATCGCTGCCGAGTATTTCTGCATGATTGTACCCGCTGTATTCTTTATAGACAGCTAACCGCGGCGCTTTCGCCTTCAGCGCATGGCTCTGTTCGATCGGCACGATCTCGTCGTCCCGGCTGGCGAAGATGCTCACCGGCGCCGAAACGCCGCCGAGGTACCGGGCCGTCTCGAAACGGCAGCGCATCATCCAGGCGGGCAGATAGGGGATCCTGAGCCGCGCCAGGGAGGGAACGTCGTAAAAGGGTGCGACGAGAATGAGCTGCGTCACGCTGGTACGCGAGGCGGCATAGGCGGCCACGCTGCTGCCGAGACTGTAGCCCATCAGCATCAGCGGGCCGAAACGCTCCCGCGCGTACGCCACCAGGGCCACGGCGTCTTCAAGCAGAAGCCGTTCGCCGGGTCTGCCGCCGCTGCGCCCGTAGCCGCGGTAGTTGAAGGCGATGATGCGCCAGGCGGGAAAGCGCTCGCTGAGCTTGCCGACCAGCGCGACGCTGTCCTGCTCCTTGCCGCCGAAATAAAAGACGGTACAGCGGGGCGACTCCGGCTCATAAACGACGCCTTCGAGCACGACGTTGCCGCCGCGCACCCGTTCGAGCCCATGGAACCGCTCCGGATGCAGGTGAAAGGCGTCGCGGTTCGGGTAGTATACGGGGGCGAAGACCAGCCGGGGCCACACAAGAAAAAGAATGCCCCAGAGCAGGAGGATCGTACCGAGTACCGTCAGGACTACCGTCATCGCACCCTCACTAAAGCCCTTCGAAACTGCCCGTCTCGAAACAGGCACGCTGCCGCAGCGGCGCGAAAGCGGGATCGTCGACCGCCGCCTCGTGCGCGCCGATCGCAGTGCCTTCGGCATCGTGGTACGTCGCGGCATAGAAGGATTTCCACTGCACGCCCTCTGTCAGGCCTATTTGCGCGTAGGCGTAAACGAAATCGCTGTAGGAGGGGTCGTCCGTCGCCGTCACGGCGCGGATGCGTGCGGGGTCGGGGACAGGCGGCGTCTCGGTGATCCAGTCAGCGACCGTCCCCGTGACGGGCACGTCGTCGGGCACGTCGTAGATGCCCGCGAGCATGCAGACGTAGCCGGCGCCGAAATACTTGGAGAGGTAGAGCGCCTGCCCCGCTCCCTGCGAGTGGCCGCCGGCGTAAAGGTTCGCCCATGCCACGCCGCCCGCGCCGACAACCTTCACCGGGAAGTGAAAGCCGTTGGCTTCAAAATACGCGACGAGCTTCTGCAGCCGCGGGATGACGGCGTCGGCCTCGGGCACGTCGACGACGGCGGAGAGATCCTCGCCCGTCAGCTTCTCCCGCCGCACCTTTCCGGCGCAGTTGTCCACCTCGGGATGGCCGCCGCACTCGGTCGTGCCGTTGACGAGGTAGCGGTTATGGTAGGCGACGTTCAGCACGACGAAACCGTTCTGCGCCGCTTCATGCATAAAGGTTTCGGAAGCGAACGCTCCGTTTTCCTGGTTGTAGGGACGGCCGAAGGTCCCGACCATATGCACGTAGACCCCTTTCACACTGCTCCCCTCCGGCGGGAAAACGGCACTGTGGTATCCGAACCCCAGCCGCTGATCCAGGAGCGTCGCCGTACCGAACTCGTCGCGGGCGGCGGGGTCGAGACGGGAGGGACGCACGGCACAGAGCAGCGTCCCGTCGTCGAGGGTCTTGCTGGCGTCGCAGAGCGCAGCGGAGGGCGGATGAAAGGCGTCTGCGGAGCTGCTGCTCCCGCACCCCTGCATCAGCGCCGCCGCCGCGACGAACAGAAGGAGCGTTTTCATACGACTATTGTAGCAGATCACTTCCCGGCGCGTTTCGCCCAGCGGTAGAGGAAGCGGGTCGGATCGAGCGCCTCGGGGAGCGGCTTGCCTTCCAGCAGCGCCTGGGCAAGGGTGCGCGCGAGCAGCGGGCCCATAACGAAACCGTAGCCGCCCGTGCCGTTGATCATGTAGAGTTCGGGGTGGTAGACAAGCGACGCCGCGTCACTTTTGGCGCCCTTCGCCAGCCCGGGAGCCGCGCACAGCGACGCCTCGGCGTCGGCGACCCTGCCTACCAGCGGATAGTAGTCGTTGGAACCCGAACGAAGGCCCGTATAGTCTTTGACGACTTCGATATGCTCCAGGCTGACGGTCCGCGACG
Encoded proteins:
- a CDS encoding efflux RND transporter permease subunit yields the protein MLKRFYTGFVFRYPRTVIALVLLAAALLGTQAVKLSVDASAETLLLENDKDLAYTRLVAKRYRGQDFLVVTYTPDADLLAPQTLDNIRTLSAALLKIDGIDSVNSILNVPLLESPPKPVKELLEKIPSIEAGDANLTLAREEFKHNPLYVSNLVSPDLKTTALQVNLVRDDHYYELLDRLNALRAADDNGTLTAEGRTELADATAVFKAYRDVARERDHRMILAVRDTLRTHQAAGQLFLGGVTMIADDMVTFVKRDLKTYGVAVLALLILVLWTVFRQKRWVALPVLISALSIGITVGLLGMLGFEITVISSNFISLQLIITISIIIHLIVRYRELALTNPEADERSLVLESTLSMSKPTFFAIITTIAGFASLMLSGIKPVIALGWMMSIGISVSLIVAYLLFPAVNVLLKRKQPKTTFDKEFSVTKILATFTERHGALTLMATVLLIAFSVTGAQRLVVENSFINYFKPTTEIFQGMSVIDRQLGGTTPLDITIDLPQPPAAQTPSEPAADSSDGFDEFDEFAEEFNAEAKGAQYWFTENRMEVVRRVHEWLESVPHVGKVLSLGTMLEVGRTLNHGRELDNFELALLYNEMPAKFANIILKPYVSIEHDQARFALRIIDSDPDLRRADLLKELHDGLIDKVGIPPEHLHISGLMVLYNNMLQSLFESQIATLGVMAVLLFLMFWALFRSFLTAVVAIIANLVPVGTVFGVMGWSNIPLDMMTITIAAISIGIAVDDTIHYIHRFRIELARDGDYVAAMHRSHESIGYAMSYTSAAIMIGFVILVLSVFIPTIYFGLLTVLVMFMAIVADLLLLPKLILLLRPFGQVTKKVVN
- a CDS encoding response regulator, which codes for MIKLRRLLVAAMFLAAGAFAALNQAISIGAFSNADAAQSRIAEVKKHLMQDEAVAALITAKSFSFTVEQVKGLYRSELTGFADAGDLPVVMERVKGVVPDAYYVSRTTAASDTATAPVPVQEEDGVFVVDETDAVVEEVPLAAAPEAAEVPEAAPEKVIPEAAAVDELPAPAASTEVTASNELPEPPLDGTSSMLLYSILLAAVALLILLYVARRKRTSNDFFPQHEKEDFEELAEKFAASSSAAHAPETETALEEPEAPESAPAEEHFEPEPAVEIEETPFYEEPAAEPEPVVFETPEETVAETTPETAEEVPEAPAEPAAAPAETVSRKKRSLPADLGSVTKERLAEFAGNRLLIAEDNLINQKVISRLLEGSGMEIVIANNGQEALDMLNADPGYNMVLMDAHMPVMDGFEATRAIRQDPRFDAITVVALSGDVGADDIRKMREAGMEEQLAKPLRVDALYEVMYQYLNLASEAAETAEDETLPELKTHEYDGVFNASVGLDICAGDKVMYAEILDEFVASYNEADNLVRTYIRANDDARLVAFMLDVKGVASNIGADALAEAAETLREAVLINRVEEYTKLADAFASTLHKTMAAIDSFKTTL
- the hemH gene encoding ferrochelatase — protein: MAKNAVILLNMGGPNDLYEVQTFLHNMFNDPNILTMKSGLLRRFIASVITSNRTKSAQEVYQKLGGKSPIAGITKKLVAALQVKLGEEVVVDFAMRYTPPFADVSIARLKAAGVTHVYLIPLYPQYSTTTTKSSLEDYEARMHALGFKALVTEIKHFYANAAYNAVIIDRIREAMAGADAGAFELIFSAHGLPQKIVDKGDPYEHHVTEHVALLKPMLEAAGLAFADIHIAYQSKVGPMKWLEPSLEQKLESLERKKVLVFPIAFTIDNSETLYELDMEYREVAEELGFEDYRVAACPNDHPLFVEALVSLYGKMRA
- a CDS encoding alpha/beta hydrolase, whose product is MTVVLTVLGTILLLWGILFLVWPRLVFAPVYYPNRDAFHLHPERFHGLERVRGGNVVLEGVVYEPESPRCTVFYFGGKEQDSVALVGKLSERFPAWRIIAFNYRGYGRSGGRPGERLLLEDAVALVAYARERFGPLMLMGYSLGSSVAAYAASRTSVTQLILVAPFYDVPSLARLRIPYLPAWMMRCRFETARYLGGVSAPVSIFASRDDEIVPIEQSHALKAKAPRLAVYKEYSGYNHAEILGSDRFIADVSKVC